The Arachis ipaensis cultivar K30076 chromosome B07, Araip1.1, whole genome shotgun sequence genome includes a window with the following:
- the LOC107609152 gene encoding cyclase-associated protein 1: MDEKLIQRLESAVVRLEALSTRFPAAASPGDASDVPDSAALDPSIVAYDDLMDQYLARVSAAAEKIGGQVLDVTKVLHEAFSVQKQLLIKVKQSQKPDIAGLAEFLKPLNEVIMKATAMTEGRRSDFFNHLKAAADSLSALAWIAFTGKDCGMSMPIAHVEESWQMAEFYSNKVLVEYRNKDPNHVEWAKSLKELYLPGLRDYVKGFYPLGPVWSATGKSIAPTKAAAAPPPPPPPASLFSSESSQPSSSKPKDGMSAVFQQLSTGNVTAGLRKVTDDMKTKNRADRTGAVAISEKESRVASHAFSKVGPPKLELQMGRKWVVENQIGKKDLIIEDCDAKQSVYVYGCKDSILHIQGKVNNITIDKCTKMGVVFKDVVAAFEIVNCNGVEVQCQGSAPTISVDNTSGCQLYLSKDSLETSISTAKSSEINVLVPGAEPGGDWVEHSLPQQYIHMFKDGCFETTPASHSGG, from the exons ATGGATGAGAAGCTCATACAAAGGCTTGAATCCGCGGTGGTCCGCTTGGAGGCCCTATCCACCAGATTCCCTGCTGCCGCTTCTCCGGGAGATGCTTCCGATGTGCCTGATTCGGCGGCGCTCGACCCTTCCATCGTTGCTTACGACGATCTGATGGACCAGTATTTGGCTAGGGTTTCAGCTGCCGCTGAGAAGATTGGAGGACAAGTCTTGGACGTCACAAAGGTTTTGCACGAAGCTTTTTCTGTTCAGAAGCAGCTTCTGATTAAAGTCAAGCAAAGTCAA AAACCTGACATTGCTGGGTTGGCTGAGTTTCTGAAACCTTTAAATGAAGTGATCATGAAAGCTACTGCAATGACAGAAGGAAGGAGATCAGATTTTTTTAACCACTTGAAGGCTGCTGCTGACAGCCTCTCAGCTCTAGCATGGATTGCATTTACAGGGAAGGATTGTG GTATGAGTATGCCCATTGCACATGTGGAAGAAAGTTGGCAAATGGCTGAGTTTTATAGCAACAAG GTGCTTGTAGAGTATAGAAACAAAGACCCAAATCATGTTGAATGGGCCAAATCTCTGAAAGAGTTATATCTACCTGGTTTGAGAGATTACGTCAAGGGGTTTTATCCTTTGGGCCCTGTATGGAGTGCAACAGGAAAAAGTATTGCTCCGACAAAAGCTGCTgctgctcctcctcctcctcctccacctgCTTCTCTCTTTAGTTCTGAATCTTCTCAACCTTCATCTTCCAAGCCAAAAGATGGGATGTCTGCTGTTTTCCAACAACTCAGCACTGGGAATGTCACTGCAG GTTTGAGAAAGGTTACAGATGATATGAAAACAAAAAACCGGGCAGATAGAACTGGAGCTGTTGCCATTAGTGAAAAAGAAAGTCGTGTGGCTTCTCATGCATTTTCTAAAGTAGGACCCCCAAAGCTCGAGCTTCAAATGGGCCGCAA GTGGGTTGTTGAGAATCAAATTGGAAAAAAGGACTTGATCATTGAAGATTGTGATGCAAAGCAGTCTGTTTATGTTTATGGATGCAAAGACTCGATTTTGCATATTCAAG GCAAGGTCAACAATATCACTATTGACAAGTGCACAAAGATGGGAGTTGTATTTAAG GATGTTGTTGCAGCTTTTGAGATTGTAAACTGCAATGGCGTTGAGGTGCAATGTCAG GGTTCAGCTCCAACAATATCGGTGGACAACACTTCTGGCTGCCAGCTTTATTTGAGCAAAGATTCCCTAGAGACATCCATATCTACTGCCAAATCAAGTGAGATCAATGTGCTGGTACCTGGTGCCGAGCCTGGTGGTGATTGG GTGGAGCACTCTTTGCCTCAACAATATATTCATATGTTCAAGGACGGCTGTTTTGAGACGACTCCCGCCTCCCACTCTGGAGGTTAA
- the LOC107609773 gene encoding probable receptor-like serine/threonine-protein kinase At4g34500 isoform X2, whose protein sequence is MAATSTESTAGALPELTNRTTFLGLKLYVLVMVFLAIVVALLIVIYVCFWRSSRSSKKGKMRVKHSSGGIPLVSKEIVEVNALDLADHLKMEKEEEEEDTVVDVDPNRKQEQKQQKKEKEECEIKVEGIIKGSKKRREEESVESSPNIGWGRWYSMSEVEEATDGFAEGNVIGEGGYGIVYRGVLGDGSIVAVKNLLNNKGQAEKEFKVEVETIGKVRHKNLVRLVGYCAQGAKRMLVYEYVDNGNLEQWLHGDVGPVSPLTWDIRMRIAVGTAKGLAYLHEGLEPKVVHRDVKSSNILLDKNWNAKVSDFGLAKLLGSEKSYVTTRVMGTFGYVSPEYASTGMLNECSDVYSFGMLLMELITGRSPIDYSRPPAEMNLVDWFKGMVTSRRGDELVDPLIEIKPSPRSLKRALLVCLRCIDLDVIKRPKMGQIVHMLEADDYPFRCVESVHKPSWRR, encoded by the exons ATGGCAGCAACCTCCACGGAATCCACCGCTGGTGCTCTGCCGGAGCTGACCAACCGAACTACATTTTTAGGTCTGAAGCTGTACGTGTTAGTGATGGTTTTTTTGGCGATCGTGGTGGCATTGTTGATCGTGATTTATGTGTGCTTTTGGCGTAGCAGCAGAAGCTCGAAGAAGGGGAAAATGCGAGTGAAGCACAGCTCAGGCGGGATCCCACTGGTTTCAAAGGAGATTGTGGAGGTTAATGCATTGGATCTCGCGGATCATCTCAAaatggaaaaagaagaagaagaagaagacacggTCGTTGATGTTGATCCTAATCGGAAGCAAGAACAGAAGCagcagaagaaggagaaggaggaatgTGAGATCAAGGTTGAGGGAATAATAAAAGGGAGTAAGAAGAGGAGGGAGGAGGAGTCGGTGGAGTCTTCGCCGAACATAGGGTGGGGGCGGTGGTACAGCATGTCAGAAGTGGAAGAAGCGACGGATGGGTTTGCGGAAGGGAATGTGATCGGAGAAGGAGGGTATGGGATTGTGTACAGAGGTGTTCTTGGCGACGGTTCTATCGTCGCTGTCAAGAATCTTCTTAACAACAA GGGCCAAGCAGAGAAAGAGTTTAAGGTGGAGGTTGAGACCATTGGAAAAGTGAGGCATAAGAATTTGGTACGTTTAGTTGGATACTGTGCACAAGGTGCTAAGAG GATGCTTGTTTATGAATACGTTGATAATGGAAATTTGGAGCAGTGGCTACATGGGGATGTAGGCCCTGTTAGCCCCTTGACATGGGATATACGAATGAGGATTGCTGTTGGAACCGCCAAAGG ATTAGCCTACTTGCATGAAGGCTTAGAACCCAAAGTTGTGCACCGAGATGTAAAATCCAGTAACATTCTTTTGGACAAAAATTGGAATGCCAAAGTATCTGATTTCGGACTGGCCAAACTCTTAGGCTCAGAGAAAAGCTATGTCACAACGCGTGTAATGGGAACATTTGG ATATGTTTCACCTGAGTATGCAAGTACAGGAATGCTCAATGAATGCAGTGATGTGTATAGCTTTGGGATGCTACTAATGGAGCTAATTACAGGAAGAAGTCCTATTGATTATTCCAGACCACCTGCAGAG ATGAACTTGGTTGACTGGTTTAAGGGAATGGTAACAAGTCGTCGTGGCGATGAGCTAGTCGATCCTTTAATTGAGATTAAACCCTCTCCAAGATCTCTGAAGCGAGCTTTGCTGGTTTGTTTGCGCTGTATAGACTTGGATGTCATTAAGCGACCAAAGATGGGTCAAATTGTTCACATGCTTGAAGCTGACGATTACCCATTTCGTTGT GTGGAGTCAGTACATAAACCAAGCTGGAGGAGATGA
- the LOC107609773 gene encoding probable receptor-like serine/threonine-protein kinase At4g34500 isoform X1 — MAATSTESTAGALPELTNRTTFLGLKLYVLVMVFLAIVVALLIVIYVCFWRSSRSSKKGKMRVKHSSGGIPLVSKEIVEVNALDLADHLKMEKEEEEEDTVVDVDPNRKQEQKQQKKEKEECEIKVEGIIKGSKKRREEESVESSPNIGWGRWYSMSEVEEATDGFAEGNVIGEGGYGIVYRGVLGDGSIVAVKNLLNNKGQAEKEFKVEVETIGKVRHKNLVRLVGYCAQGAKRMLVYEYVDNGNLEQWLHGDVGPVSPLTWDIRMRIAVGTAKGLAYLHEGLEPKVVHRDVKSSNILLDKNWNAKVSDFGLAKLLGSEKSYVTTRVMGTFGYVSPEYASTGMLNECSDVYSFGMLLMELITGRSPIDYSRPPAEMNLVDWFKGMVTSRRGDELVDPLIEIKPSPRSLKRALLVCLRCIDLDVIKRPKMGQIVHMLEADDYPFRCEVHTYREKDPSPSHTTVAFPTRQVESVHKPSWRR; from the exons ATGGCAGCAACCTCCACGGAATCCACCGCTGGTGCTCTGCCGGAGCTGACCAACCGAACTACATTTTTAGGTCTGAAGCTGTACGTGTTAGTGATGGTTTTTTTGGCGATCGTGGTGGCATTGTTGATCGTGATTTATGTGTGCTTTTGGCGTAGCAGCAGAAGCTCGAAGAAGGGGAAAATGCGAGTGAAGCACAGCTCAGGCGGGATCCCACTGGTTTCAAAGGAGATTGTGGAGGTTAATGCATTGGATCTCGCGGATCATCTCAAaatggaaaaagaagaagaagaagaagacacggTCGTTGATGTTGATCCTAATCGGAAGCAAGAACAGAAGCagcagaagaaggagaaggaggaatgTGAGATCAAGGTTGAGGGAATAATAAAAGGGAGTAAGAAGAGGAGGGAGGAGGAGTCGGTGGAGTCTTCGCCGAACATAGGGTGGGGGCGGTGGTACAGCATGTCAGAAGTGGAAGAAGCGACGGATGGGTTTGCGGAAGGGAATGTGATCGGAGAAGGAGGGTATGGGATTGTGTACAGAGGTGTTCTTGGCGACGGTTCTATCGTCGCTGTCAAGAATCTTCTTAACAACAA GGGCCAAGCAGAGAAAGAGTTTAAGGTGGAGGTTGAGACCATTGGAAAAGTGAGGCATAAGAATTTGGTACGTTTAGTTGGATACTGTGCACAAGGTGCTAAGAG GATGCTTGTTTATGAATACGTTGATAATGGAAATTTGGAGCAGTGGCTACATGGGGATGTAGGCCCTGTTAGCCCCTTGACATGGGATATACGAATGAGGATTGCTGTTGGAACCGCCAAAGG ATTAGCCTACTTGCATGAAGGCTTAGAACCCAAAGTTGTGCACCGAGATGTAAAATCCAGTAACATTCTTTTGGACAAAAATTGGAATGCCAAAGTATCTGATTTCGGACTGGCCAAACTCTTAGGCTCAGAGAAAAGCTATGTCACAACGCGTGTAATGGGAACATTTGG ATATGTTTCACCTGAGTATGCAAGTACAGGAATGCTCAATGAATGCAGTGATGTGTATAGCTTTGGGATGCTACTAATGGAGCTAATTACAGGAAGAAGTCCTATTGATTATTCCAGACCACCTGCAGAG ATGAACTTGGTTGACTGGTTTAAGGGAATGGTAACAAGTCGTCGTGGCGATGAGCTAGTCGATCCTTTAATTGAGATTAAACCCTCTCCAAGATCTCTGAAGCGAGCTTTGCTGGTTTGTTTGCGCTGTATAGACTTGGATGTCATTAAGCGACCAAAGATGGGTCAAATTGTTCACATGCTTGAAGCTGACGATTACCCATTTCGTTGT GAGGTTCATACATATAGAGAGAAAGACCCTTCTCCTTCTCATACAACTGTTGCTTTTCCAACAAGGCAGGTGGAGTCAGTACATAAACCAAGCTGGAGGAGATGA
- the LOC107608466 gene encoding uncharacterized protein At1g01500-like, whose amino-acid sequence MENCYKANGNIHRVSRQNKHPFSIRDQSLPCFDIRVFLVRVCKSDLDNSAPEVLKLKCISSNPGTLLKVNGVRATMQSEGVSSLLKRDRVDKKSKEVTFVSTDSIKMSSNVKFEVFDKDVLLVSGVLELCNSNGSVNGQRWSMNCESIIIPGTSFFKSKKFMLPGSTLPTIEVYIAGSFLDTPIVLTKTLHLSSQIKHTRMGTFSTNLENETSAPSTFTLQAADNMSEKPEEEDNNIDLYQRRAYVAAEEEDGEVSWFNAGVRVGVGIGLSVCIGIGIGVGVLVKTYQGTTRNFRRRLL is encoded by the exons ATGGAGAATTGTTACAAGGCTAATGGAAATATACATAGAGTTTCAAGGCAGAATAAACATCCATTCTCCATAAGGGATCAATCATTGCCCTGCTTTGACATAAGAGTATTTTTAGTCAGAGTTTGCAAATCTGATCTTGATAATTCTGCTCCCGAAGTTCTCAAACTGAAATGTATTTCATCAAATCCTGGCACACTTCTCAAAGTTAATGGCGTCCGCGCTACTATGCAATCCGAGGGTGTTTCAAGCCTTCTCAAAAGAGATAGAGTAGATAAGAAATCAAAAGAAGTGACATTTGTAAGCACAGATAGTATTAAGATGAGTAGTAATGTTAAGTTTGAAGTGTTTGACAAAGATGTTCTGTTGGTTTCTGGGGTCTTAGAATTATGCAATAGCAATGGATCTGTTAATGGACAAAGATGGAGCATGAACTGTGAGTCAATTATAATTCCTGGAACTAGTTTCTTCAAGAGCAAGAAATTCATGTTGCCAGGTTCAACTTTACCTACAATAGAGGTCTACATTGCTGGGTCCTTCTTGGATACTCCAATTGTCTTAACAAAGACCCTCCACCTTAGTTCTCAGATAAAACACACAAGGATGGGGACATTCTCTACAAACCTGGAAAACGAGACAAGTGCTCCTTCGACATTCACTTTACAG GCTGCAGATAACATGAGTGAAAAGCCTGAAGAGGAGGATAACAACATTGATTTGTACCAAAGAAGAGCATATGttgctgctgaagaagaagatggagaggtGTCATGGTTCAATGCAGGTGTGAGAGTAGGTGTTGGAATTGGTCTGAGTGTTTGCATTGGCATTGGCATTGGAGTTGGCGTGCTTGTTAAGACTTACCAAGGCACTACTCGCAACTTTAGGAGACGCCTATTATGA